The Bacillus sp. BGMRC 2118 DNA segment AAAAATAGTAAACTAGGGGAGGTAGGGAAGCAACATGAATAAAGAAGCCAACTCGAAATGGCTAAACATAGGGAAACCAATTCTTACCGGTCTAGTCATAGCGTTTATTATTCGTACGTTTTTCTTTTCAAGCTATGTGGTAGAAGGAAGCTCGATGAAGCCTACACTTCAAGATGGAAATCTTCTCGTCATTAATAAAATCGGTTATGAATATGGTAATCTTGAGCGATTTGATGTAATTGTCTTTCATGCTAACAAAAAAGAAGATTATGTGAAGCGGATCATCGGTTTACCTGGTGATAAAATATCGTACCAAGGCGGGGATCTCTATATTAATGGAGTTCAAGTGGATGAACCGTATTTAAGTACATACAAGGAAGCATTTGTTGGTGAGCAGTTCACAGAAGATTTCACGTTAGAAGAGAAAACCGGTGAAGAAATTGTCCCTGAAGGAAAATTGTTTGTAATCGGTGATAACCGACTTGGAAGCTATGATAGTAGACACTTTGGTTTTATTGATGTAGAGCAGGTGGTAGGGAAGGTAAATCTAAGGTATTACCCTCTTAGGCAAGTAGATATTACATTTTAACTCTCGAACTATTGCGAGGGTTATTTTTTTTTATTTTTACTAGCTTTATCCCTGGTGAAGAATGACATGCTATGACGAAAAAGTGCCATACCATTCAGTACGGTATTCTATTTCTACATTTCTCAACCAAATTAGGAAATATATACCTATACAGCTCATATATGTTAAAATAATTAGAAAAGTTAAAAAATATAAAATGGATGTGATGGTATGTCCTCCTCTTCTATTCTTCATACGAAATTAATTCCACCAAGTATAAAAGATGATATATTACGCAGACCCACCTTGACGAAGAAGCTGCATTCTATCACTACAGTACCGTTAACGATTGTACACTCTGGTCCAGGCTATGGGAAAAGTACAGCTGTCTCCACCTTTTTATCTGATTTACGAAAAACGTACTGCTGGTATAGTATATCAAGCTATGATGACGAGCTAATCCCCTTTTTGACCTACTTCATTTATGCGATTAAAGGACAGTTTTCAGGATTTGGTGATGAGTTAATCCACTACATAAATAAGATGAACCGATATGGAAGAGATGAAGAAATTCGTAGCTTGAGTGCCTTATTAGTAAATGAAATTATGGAGCTTAACTCTGAATTCATAATGATTATAGACGATTTGCATCTTGTCCAACATTCAAATCAAATTGACGAGTGGTTAGTATGGTTTATTGAAAATATTCCGCACAATCTAAGGATGGTATTTATCAGTAGAAATCGTCCTCAATGGGGGATTATGAGTTCGTTGAAGCTGAAAGGTCTTTTACTAGAAATAGGTGAGAAGGATCTGGCATTTTCTCAAGAAGACATTGAAGCATGGTTTACAGACGTTTATAGCATGGAGCTGGACGAAAAAGAAATACAGCAGATTTATCAGCTAACCGAAGGGTGGATTATTGCCCTGCAAATGATCATCCAACAGTTAGGTCACCACCGTGATATCTCAAAGCTGTTAAAAAATAAATATACGTCTATGGAAGACCTGTTTCATTTCTTGGCAATGGAGGTTCTTGTTAAGCAAGCTCCGATGGTTCAGCAGTTTTTAGAGCAAACGTGTATTTTCGATGAAATAACACCGCAACTTTGTGATGAGGTATTAGGAATCTCAGGTTCTAGGGATATGCTGGAATTATTGCAGCAAAAGAACTTATTTTTACAATCAATCGGTCAAAATCAGTATCGGTATCATGCACTTTTTAAAGAGTTTCTAGAACGACAGCTCGTTCTCCAACAAGATAAATATAAACAGTTACACAGGAGAGCCTCTGATTATTATCGCAGAAGAAGTCATGTAGAGCTGGCCATTTACCACTTAGAGAAATTAGAAAAACATGATGAAGTAGCCTACTTATTAAATGAATATGGAGAAACGTTAATTCAGAATGGAAAGCTTGAGAGTTTATTGGAACGCCTAAGAAAAGTGTCAGATGATCAGAAGCAGGTGTTTTATCGACTGTATTATTTACAAGGTGAAGTACTTCGTTATCAATGCCTGTACAAGGAGTCAGAAGAAAATTATCAAAAAGCATCGATGCTCGCAAATAGAAGAGGTGATCATGAGGGAGAATTAAAAGCACTTCAAGGGCAGGCATACATATACTTAGACACAATTTCCCCAGGTAAGGCAGATCGCCTACTTCAACGAGCAATTGAAATTATGGAAAAAAATGAAAGCGCTTTAGAAATAGAAAAGGCCCGGCTTTATTGCCTAATGGCCGAAAACTTAGTAAATGCAGGGCAAGCAAAAAAAGCG contains these protein-coding regions:
- the lepB gene encoding signal peptidase I translates to MNKEANSKWLNIGKPILTGLVIAFIIRTFFFSSYVVEGSSMKPTLQDGNLLVINKIGYEYGNLERFDVIVFHANKKEDYVKRIIGLPGDKISYQGGDLYINGVQVDEPYLSTYKEAFVGEQFTEDFTLEEKTGEEIVPEGKLFVIGDNRLGSYDSRHFGFIDVEQVVGKVNLRYYPLRQVDITF